A window of the Gorilla gorilla gorilla isolate KB3781 chromosome 8, NHGRI_mGorGor1-v2.1_pri, whole genome shotgun sequence genome harbors these coding sequences:
- the AVPI1 gene encoding arginine vasopressin-induced protein 1, translating into MGTPASVVSEPPPWQAPIEARGRKQASANIFQDAELLQIQGLFQRSRDQLAEERAQIIWECAGDHRVAEALKRLRRKRPPRQKPLGHSLHHCSRLRILEPHSALADPQSATETASSEQYLHSRKKSARIRRNWRKSGPTSYLHQIRH; encoded by the exons ATGGGTACCCCAGCCTCGGTGGTCAGTGAGCCACCCCCTTGGCAGGCCCCGATTGAGGCCCGGGGCCGCAAGCAGGCCTCGGCCAACATCTTCCAGGACGCTGAGCTGCTGCAGATCCAAGGCCTGTTTCAACGCAGCAGGGACCAGCTGGCCGAGGAACGGGCACAGATCATCTGGGAATGTGCAGGGGACCACCGTGTGGCTGAGGCCCTCAAGAGGCTGCGCAGGAAGAGGCCCCCAAGGCAGAAACCCCTGGGCCACTCGCTACACCACTGCAGCCGCCTCAG AATCCTGGAGCCCCACTCTGCACTGGCCGACCCACAGAGTGCCACAGAGACAGCCTCCAGTGAGCAGTATCTGCACTCTAGGAAGAAAAGTGCCAGGATCCGCCGGAACTGGAGGAAGTCAGGCCCCACAAGCTACCTCCACCAGATCAGACACTGA